A section of the Candidatus Omnitrophota bacterium genome encodes:
- a CDS encoding carbonic anhydrase, whose amino-acid sequence MDTRATCLNCMDGRVQFPVLNWIKQNYNVDFVDVITEAGMDCVLSNQEDVSEILRSIRISVDANKSTRFFVVGHYDCRGNPVEEAIHRQQINNAVNRLKSYWPNHEIIGLWVNKNWQVELASKI is encoded by the coding sequence ATGGACACACGAGCGACATGTCTAAATTGTATGGATGGACGAGTGCAGTTCCCTGTCTTAAACTGGATCAAGCAAAACTACAATGTCGATTTTGTAGATGTCATTACCGAAGCCGGTATGGATTGCGTCTTGTCTAACCAAGAAGATGTCAGTGAAATATTACGCAGTATCCGCATTTCTGTCGATGCTAATAAATCTACTCGATTTTTTGTCGTCGGCCACTATGATTGCCGAGGAAATCCTGTCGAAGAAGCGATACACCGCCAACAGATCAACAATGCCGTCAACCGCCTCAAAAGCTATTGGCCTAACCATGAGATCATCGGGCTTTGGGTCAATAAAAACTGGCAAGTTGAACTCGCTTCAAAAATATGA
- a CDS encoding M15 family metallopeptidase, whose product MTKTVRGIFLGALVAAILFATSAPSFALDFDKLSASDIKKAQNLINKLAPLIEERDKKQNLATLTFDELYAPLSAKERRFLKKFQSLDAKKLNVKIPFRGIATGKEELVVIKNQKIKTKEGKDKYLSPQFLPPNVYEQYLVMMKAMKKDLKKQLYIESGYRSSAYQVYLFVYYLRNHEYSIRETVKFVALPGFSEHGSVKHQAIDFINENNINGEDDPKEFEDLPEYKWLLEHAKEFNFVLSYPKNAGKGITFEPWHWRYEKQESR is encoded by the coding sequence ATGACAAAAACCGTAAGAGGAATCTTTTTAGGTGCGCTTGTGGCTGCTATTTTGTTTGCCACAAGCGCGCCTTCTTTTGCGCTTGATTTTGACAAGCTTTCAGCTTCTGATATTAAAAAAGCGCAAAATCTGATCAATAAGTTAGCGCCTCTTATTGAGGAGCGAGACAAAAAGCAAAATTTGGCGACACTAACCTTTGATGAGCTTTACGCGCCATTAAGCGCCAAAGAACGCCGATTCTTAAAGAAATTCCAGAGCCTAGACGCAAAAAAGCTGAATGTGAAAATCCCTTTTCGAGGGATAGCCACCGGCAAGGAAGAGCTCGTCGTTATCAAGAATCAGAAAATAAAAACGAAAGAAGGGAAAGACAAATATTTATCACCACAATTTCTTCCGCCAAATGTTTACGAGCAATATCTGGTGATGATGAAAGCTATGAAAAAAGATCTAAAAAAACAGCTTTATATTGAGTCCGGCTATCGTTCCAGCGCTTATCAGGTATATCTATTCGTTTATTATTTAAGAAATCACGAATATTCTATTCGCGAAACAGTAAAATTCGTAGCGCTCCCGGGTTTTAGCGAACATGGATCAGTCAAGCACCAAGCCATTGATTTTATCAATGAGAATAATATTAATGGGGAAGATGACCCAAAAGAATTTGAAGATTTGCCGGAATACAAATGGCTTCTAGAACACGCTAAAGAATTTAATTTTGTTTTATCGTACCCTAAAAATGCGGGCAAGGGCATTACCTTCGAGCCATGGCATTGGCGCTATGAAAAACAGGAGAGCCGATGA
- a CDS encoding DUF2203 domain-containing protein, protein MTKKIFTPQEANKRLPLVKQIVEDILSKGRKLKALGLLEPTSSVRAESQALIDDIETLMLELQELGCSFKDWNFEIGLVDFPALIDEKEVLLCWRSDERSVEWYHGFDDGYIGRKKIPQHLLQ, encoded by the coding sequence ATGACAAAAAAGATCTTCACGCCACAAGAGGCGAACAAACGTCTTCCGCTGGTTAAGCAGATCGTCGAAGATATTTTATCAAAGGGACGAAAACTGAAAGCGCTGGGCTTGCTTGAGCCGACATCATCGGTTCGCGCGGAATCCCAAGCGCTGATTGATGACATTGAAACACTAATGCTTGAGCTGCAGGAATTAGGATGCTCATTTAAGGACTGGAACTTTGAAATCGGCTTAGTTGATTTTCCCGCGTTGATCGATGAAAAAGAAGTTTTACTTTGCTGGCGAAGCGATGAAAGATCGGTAGAATGGTACCACGGATTTGATGACGGATATATCGGGCGAAAGAAAATTCCTCAACATCTACTGCAATGA
- a CDS encoding dicarboxylate/amino acid:cation symporter, producing the protein MKPNFFQNTFFKNYGFSLLLIVSILIGSLLGIFLEEGAIALKPFGDIFLNLLFTVVTPLVFFSISSAVAGMSDAKRLGKILGSMLVVFVVTGIIASIIMTIGVLIYPPAQGVQIPLSSNANMEQVKISEQIVKALTVSDFVNIFSKKNMLALIIFSLLIGLAALRLKEKAKVFTQFLVAGNDVMMKVISYVMFYAPIGLCAYFAYLVGVFGPQLLGSYVRVVVVYYPIAILYFFIGFSFYAYFSGRALGVKTFWTNIVPTSLTALATGSSVATIPSNLEAANKNGVPKDISEVVIPIGATIHMDGSCLAAIVKIALLFGLFQMDFSGAATIMTAIGIALLAGIVMAGIPGGGFIAEVLIVTIYGFPLEALPIISMVGVLVDPPATMVNAVGDNVASMMVARILGGKKWMGGHEQA; encoded by the coding sequence ATGAAGCCAAATTTCTTCCAAAATACATTTTTTAAAAACTACGGTTTCTCGCTTTTATTGATCGTCTCTATTTTGATCGGATCGCTTTTAGGGATTTTTCTTGAAGAAGGGGCGATTGCGCTTAAGCCTTTCGGTGATATTTTCTTAAACCTTCTTTTTACCGTTGTGACTCCCTTGGTTTTCTTTTCCATTTCTTCGGCGGTGGCAGGCATGTCGGATGCCAAACGTTTAGGAAAAATATTGGGGTCCATGCTGGTAGTTTTTGTGGTAACCGGGATCATTGCTTCCATCATAATGACGATCGGTGTTTTGATCTATCCGCCGGCCCAAGGCGTGCAAATTCCTCTGAGCTCTAACGCTAACATGGAACAAGTTAAAATCAGTGAGCAGATCGTTAAAGCTTTAACTGTTTCGGATTTCGTGAACATTTTCTCCAAGAAAAATATGTTGGCCTTGATCATTTTCTCTCTTTTGATCGGCCTGGCGGCATTGCGGTTAAAAGAAAAGGCAAAGGTCTTTACTCAGTTTCTCGTTGCGGGTAATGACGTTATGATGAAGGTTATCAGTTATGTTATGTTTTACGCGCCCATCGGACTTTGCGCTTATTTTGCTTACTTGGTCGGTGTTTTTGGGCCGCAGCTTTTAGGTTCCTATGTGCGTGTGGTTGTTGTATATTATCCGATTGCTATTCTTTATTTTTTTATCGGATTTTCGTTTTACGCGTATTTTTCCGGACGTGCCCTTGGTGTTAAAACATTTTGGACAAACATTGTTCCGACTTCCTTAACGGCGCTGGCAACCGGGAGCAGTGTTGCCACGATTCCCTCCAATCTAGAGGCAGCCAATAAAAATGGAGTTCCTAAAGATATCAGTGAAGTTGTTATCCCGATTGGCGCTACTATTCATATGGATGGTTCGTGCTTAGCGGCGATCGTCAAGATTGCTCTTTTATTTGGATTGTTCCAGATGGATTTTTCCGGCGCCGCAACGATCATGACGGCTATTGGCATTGCGCTTTTAGCCGGTATTGTGATGGCGGGAATTCCCGGCGGTGGATTTATCGCCGAAGTTTTGATCGTTACTATTTACGGATTTCCCTTAGAAGCTCTTCCTATTATTTCCATGGTCGGGGTTTTAGTTGATCCGCCGGCGACGATGGTCAACGCGGTTGGTGATAATGTTGCCAGCATGATGGTCGCCAGGATCTTGGGCGGGAAAAAGTGGATGGGCGGACACGAGCAAGCGTAA
- the truD gene encoding tRNA pseudouridine(13) synthase TruD gives MKLTIKSRPEDFIVEEVAPLPLTKKGTHGVYLLTKKGWNTLDVLRDIAKKLRIHFENLSYGGKKDRHALTTQYITIAGARIGDFEEKNYILRFAGFMDRPMGPDLIAGNKFEITLRKLKTADIESAKQEMAVVGQFGFPNFFDDQRFGSFDLIQGFFAEKILKGHFNGALKIYLTAIHSDDKKEEKDRKKFFIEHWKDWAVCKTCAKTEWEQKAFDFLAQSKSDFLPLLRQIPDEVLSLYISAYQSFIWNEVLRRVLAARKVSPLKAYKGIAGDYLFFGELNADDDKYFRELIISGMSGKTKMPDSACEEIYAQILKEQGITHAMFNKLKLRQGYFKSTDRSAVIKPENLSFEVGDDELNHSAQKMILKFILPRGSYATMLVKRLFSHKLSN, from the coding sequence ATGAAATTAACGATTAAATCTAGGCCGGAAGATTTTATTGTCGAGGAAGTGGCGCCTTTGCCTTTAACAAAAAAGGGAACGCATGGCGTTTATCTTTTGACAAAAAAAGGATGGAATACTCTTGATGTTTTACGCGACATTGCTAAAAAGCTGCGGATCCATTTTGAAAACCTTTCCTACGGAGGAAAAAAAGACCGGCACGCGCTGACAACGCAGTATATAACGATCGCCGGAGCGCGCATCGGTGATTTTGAAGAGAAGAATTATATCTTGCGGTTTGCCGGTTTTATGGACAGGCCGATGGGCCCGGATCTGATCGCGGGTAATAAATTTGAGATCACACTGCGTAAATTAAAAACGGCTGATATTGAAAGCGCGAAACAGGAAATGGCCGTTGTTGGGCAATTCGGTTTTCCAAATTTTTTCGATGATCAGCGCTTCGGAAGTTTTGACTTGATCCAAGGGTTTTTTGCCGAAAAGATATTAAAAGGGCATTTTAATGGAGCGCTTAAAATTTATTTAACGGCGATTCATTCTGATGACAAAAAAGAAGAGAAAGACCGTAAGAAATTTTTCATCGAACACTGGAAAGATTGGGCGGTGTGCAAGACTTGTGCTAAAACTGAGTGGGAGCAAAAGGCATTTGATTTCTTAGCCCAGAGCAAAAGTGATTTCTTGCCGCTTTTAAGGCAAATTCCCGATGAGGTTTTATCGCTTTATATCAGCGCCTATCAGTCTTTTATATGGAATGAGGTTTTGCGTCGTGTTCTTGCGGCGCGAAAGGTCTCTCCGCTAAAAGCTTACAAAGGCATTGCCGGAGATTATCTTTTCTTTGGGGAGTTAAATGCGGATGATGACAAATATTTTCGAGAGCTCATCATTTCCGGTATGTCAGGAAAAACTAAAATGCCCGATTCGGCCTGCGAAGAAATTTATGCGCAAATTCTTAAAGAGCAGGGGATAACTCACGCGATGTTCAATAAGCTTAAGCTACGGCAAGGCTACTTCAAATCTACCGATCGCAGTGCGGTGATAAAACCGGAAAATCTTTCCTTTGAGGTTGGCGACGATGAGCTTAATCATTCGGCTCAAAAGATGATCTTAAAGTTCATTCTTCCCAGAGGAAGCTATGCGACAATGTTAGTCAAAAGGCTTTTCAGCCATAAATTGAGTAATTAA
- a CDS encoding MazG nucleotide pyrophosphohydrolase domain-containing protein, with the protein MPKKTKFIRLKEIFNILHGPKGCPWDRKQTFDSVIRHLREETREYIQAVKSRNYRHMKEELGDILLLVMFNAQMAQKKKKFDIEDVIDGLSKKLVRRHPHVFGKLKLRSARQVIMNWNKIKKSEGKRKK; encoded by the coding sequence ATGCCAAAAAAGACAAAATTTATTCGCCTGAAGGAAATCTTTAATATTTTGCATGGGCCCAAGGGTTGCCCGTGGGACAGAAAGCAAACCTTTGATTCGGTTATCCGTCATTTGCGGGAAGAGACGCGCGAATATATTCAGGCAGTCAAATCGCGCAATTACCGTCATATGAAAGAAGAATTGGGCGATATTCTTCTTCTCGTTATGTTCAATGCTCAAATGGCGCAAAAGAAAAAGAAGTTTGATATTGAAGATGTGATCGATGGGCTTAGTAAAAAGTTAGTTCGCCGTCATCCGCATGTTTTTGGAAAATTGAAGCTAAGATCAGCGCGTCAGGTTATTATGAATTGGAACAAGATCAAGAAGTCCGAGGGAAAAAGGAAAAAATGA
- a CDS encoding DMT family protein translates to MRTIALLTVSNIFMTIAWYGHLKYKSAPLFTVIIISWLIAFVEYCFQVPANRFGHGQYTAAQLKTIQEVVTLVVFCVFSVVYLKEEVRWNYIVGFLFMIAAVFFIFKKW, encoded by the coding sequence ATGAGAACTATTGCGCTATTGACGGTTTCAAATATTTTCATGACAATTGCCTGGTACGGGCATCTTAAGTATAAAAGCGCGCCGCTTTTCACCGTTATCATTATCAGCTGGCTCATCGCTTTTGTGGAATATTGTTTTCAGGTTCCGGCCAATCGGTTTGGACATGGTCAATATACGGCCGCTCAGCTCAAAACGATCCAAGAAGTCGTTACCTTGGTTGTTTTTTGTGTCTTTTCTGTTGTCTACTTAAAAGAAGAAGTCCGCTGGAATTATATTGTCGGATTTCTTTTTATGATCGCGGCGGTATTTTTTATTTTCAAAAAGTGGTAA
- a CDS encoding peptidylprolyl isomerase, translated as MSKQVISFNYVLTDKNGQMIDASPAGSPLVFLEGAGQIIQALEDILVTLKAGEKSQTTILAKDAYGIYDQNQIYRLPKNKFPEDAKAGDVFRVGTEQDNRVVNVIEVTETEVVCDANHPLAGQDLSFAVEVVDRRDATAEELAHGHAHGAGGHHHHH; from the coding sequence ATGTCTAAACAAGTGATCAGCTTTAATTATGTCTTAACCGATAAAAACGGACAAATGATCGATGCGTCTCCGGCGGGAAGCCCGCTTGTTTTCTTGGAAGGCGCGGGGCAGATCATCCAGGCCCTAGAAGATATTTTGGTAACGCTTAAAGCGGGAGAAAAAAGCCAAACGACGATTTTAGCCAAAGACGCCTACGGTATTTATGATCAAAATCAGATCTATCGTTTGCCGAAGAATAAATTTCCGGAAGATGCCAAGGCGGGAGATGTTTTTCGTGTCGGCACCGAGCAAGATAATCGGGTCGTTAACGTAATTGAAGTGACCGAAACAGAAGTGGTTTGTGACGCGAATCACCCCCTGGCGGGGCAAGATTTGAGCTTTGCTGTTGAAGTTGTTGATCGGCGCGATGCAACGGCCGAAGAATTAGCTCATGGCCATGCGCACGGCGCCGGCGGCCATCACCATCATCATTGA
- the uppP gene encoding undecaprenyl-diphosphatase UppP, which translates to MDFFHAIILGIVEGITEFLPISSTGHLILAQRLLGLASTDFIKSFEISIQLGAILAVVVLYWRLLLTNVVIVKKVLAAFIPTAVLGLIFYKLIKKVLLGNEQVVIWSLLLGGIFLIVFELFHREKEGSLDNISAISYRQAVLIGVFQSIAIVPGVSRAAATIIGGLILGLKRKTIVEFSFLLAIPTMAAATALDLLKSASAFSFEQVGLISVGFFVSFGVAILGIKFLLHFIKNNNFIGFGIYRIVVAILFWLLVK; encoded by the coding sequence ATGGATTTCTTTCACGCCATCATTTTAGGAATTGTTGAGGGAATTACGGAGTTTTTGCCGATTTCTTCTACCGGGCATTTGATATTAGCCCAACGCCTTTTAGGCCTTGCGTCAACGGATTTTATCAAAAGCTTTGAGATTTCTATTCAGCTTGGCGCAATCTTAGCGGTAGTTGTTTTGTACTGGCGCCTTCTTTTGACCAATGTGGTCATTGTCAAAAAGGTCTTAGCGGCGTTTATTCCGACCGCGGTTTTGGGATTGATTTTTTACAAGCTAATCAAGAAAGTTCTTCTGGGCAATGAACAAGTTGTTATTTGGTCTTTGCTTTTAGGAGGGATTTTCTTGATCGTTTTTGAACTTTTTCACCGAGAAAAAGAGGGAAGCCTTGATAATATTTCTGCCATATCGTATCGCCAGGCTGTCTTGATCGGAGTTTTTCAATCGATCGCTATTGTTCCCGGCGTTTCCCGGGCGGCGGCAACGATTATCGGCGGGCTTATTTTGGGATTAAAAAGAAAAACGATCGTTGAATTTTCATTTTTATTAGCTATCCCGACGATGGCGGCGGCAACGGCGCTGGATCTTTTAAAAAGCGCTTCAGCGTTTTCTTTCGAGCAAGTCGGATTGATCAGCGTGGGATTTTTTGTTTCTTTTGGCGTGGCAATTCTTGGGATCAAATTCCTGCTTCACTTTATCAAGAATAATAACTTCATCGGTTTTGGCATTTACCGAATTGTCGTTGCCATCCTGTTTTGGTTGCTTGTTAAATAA